The Euphorbia lathyris chromosome 2, ddEupLath1.1, whole genome shotgun sequence genome includes a window with the following:
- the LOC136217980 gene encoding uncharacterized protein: MMHPQLFEKLIAKNFCTIPAKLLLQLKTVFEDGGFRSRDGTFSYKEHLGKSNIPVLAIAGDHNLICPPEAVYETVKVIPKHLVNYRVFGEPKGPHYAHYDLVGSHMAQYQVHPFIIDFLNHHDVHD, from the exons ATGATGCATCCACAATTGTTTGAAAAGCTTATTGCAAAAAACTTTT GCACAATACCTGCTAAGCTTCTCTTGCAGCTGAAAACAGTATTTGAAGATGGTGGATTCAGAAGTCGAGATGGAACTTTCTCTTACAAGGAACATCTTGGCAAAAGCAACATTCCCGTGTTGGCAATAGCTGGAGATCACAATCTTATATGTCCACCAGAAGCTGTATATG AAACTGTAAAGGTCATTCCTAAGCATTTGGTTAATTATAGAGTCTTTGGAGAGCCGAAGGGTCCTCATTATGCTCACTATGATCTGGTGGGAAGTCATATG GCACAATATCAAGTGCATCCATTCATAATTGACTTCCTCAATCATCATGATGTACATGACTAG